A genomic window from Halorubrum lacusprofundi ATCC 49239 includes:
- a CDS encoding ABC transporter ATP-binding protein produces MYSVELRGVTKRYPGGGGEPVVALDTVDFAVEPGEFVAVVGPSGSGKSTLLNVLGLLDDPTEGQRLLDGTDVTELTVAERTAARKESIGFVFQDFHLLPTLTAVENVALPTAFDPGDESDRAADLLKRFGLGDRLDHKPAELSGGQKQRVAIARALINEPAVLLADEPTGNLDTETGKSILAEFERVKEEGVAVIAVTHDPLVEEYADRVVELTDGVLVGGIPDGASSADGFSSARDADSAPAPEER; encoded by the coding sequence ATGTATAGCGTCGAGCTCCGCGGCGTGACCAAGCGGTACCCGGGCGGAGGCGGCGAGCCGGTGGTGGCGCTCGACACTGTTGACTTCGCGGTCGAGCCGGGAGAGTTCGTCGCGGTCGTCGGCCCCAGCGGCTCCGGGAAGTCGACGCTCCTCAACGTGCTCGGGCTCCTCGATGACCCCACCGAGGGGCAGCGCCTGCTGGACGGTACCGACGTGACCGAGCTCACGGTCGCCGAGCGCACCGCGGCTCGAAAGGAATCGATCGGGTTCGTCTTCCAGGACTTCCACCTGTTGCCGACGCTGACCGCGGTCGAGAACGTCGCGCTCCCGACCGCGTTCGATCCGGGCGACGAGAGCGACCGCGCCGCCGACCTGCTCAAGCGGTTCGGGCTCGGCGACCGGCTCGATCACAAACCCGCGGAGCTGTCCGGCGGGCAGAAACAACGGGTCGCCATCGCCAGAGCGCTCATCAACGAGCCGGCGGTGCTGCTCGCCGACGAGCCGACGGGGAACCTCGACACGGAGACCGGCAAGTCGATCCTCGCCGAGTTCGAACGCGTGAAGGAGGAAGGGGTCGCCGTCATCGCCGTCACACACGATCCGCTGGTCGAGGAGTATGCGGACCGCGTCGTCGAACTCACGGACGGGGTACTGGTCGGCGGAATCCCGGACGGGGCGTCCTCGGCGGACGGCTTCTCGTCGGCCCGTGACGCCGACTCGGCACCCGCACCGGAGGAACGATGA
- a CDS encoding DUF7501 family protein — protein MALSETSIEPSQCPFCGTEIASPGAGFMRHVENEPECRDAFDTWRDRVTDDMRGGWAG, from the coding sequence ATGGCACTATCAGAAACCTCGATCGAGCCCAGCCAGTGTCCGTTCTGCGGGACGGAAATCGCGTCACCCGGTGCGGGGTTCATGCGCCACGTCGAGAACGAGCCCGAGTGTCGCGACGCGTTCGACACGTGGCGCGACCGCGTCACCGACGACATGCGGGGCGGCTGGGCGGGGTGA
- a CDS encoding MOSC domain-containing protein: protein MARIAALVAYPLKSNDGAAVDRAELGPNGALRGDRSYALVEAGVDPHTTSVGGDGGYVNGKREPAVHGLLARYERVGSADATPTAVTLSRPARPETGAAAGERTFALPEDSKALATWVGEYLGYGVDLVREPNGGLPDDRAAPGPTVVSRATLETVASWFDEIADATEMRRRLRPNLVLDDCPAFWEDRLFADHGEAVRVSIGATELFGVNPCQRCVVPSRDPDTGDEIDGFRETFLRKRRETLPAWTESDRFDHDFRLMVNTVVPDEEWGSTLAVGDAVAIEGVEPEPDSET from the coding sequence ATGGCACGCATCGCGGCGCTCGTCGCGTACCCGCTGAAGTCGAACGACGGCGCCGCAGTCGACCGCGCCGAACTCGGGCCGAACGGCGCCCTCCGCGGCGACCGTTCGTACGCACTCGTCGAAGCGGGCGTCGACCCGCACACGACCTCAGTCGGCGGCGACGGTGGCTACGTCAACGGGAAACGCGAGCCGGCGGTCCACGGCCTCTTGGCGCGCTACGAACGTGTCGGCTCGGCCGACGCGACGCCGACCGCGGTCACCCTCTCGCGGCCGGCGCGTCCCGAGACTGGGGCCGCCGCGGGCGAGCGCACCTTCGCGCTCCCCGAGGACAGCAAGGCGCTGGCGACGTGGGTCGGCGAGTACCTCGGCTACGGCGTCGACCTTGTCCGCGAGCCGAACGGGGGGCTCCCAGACGACCGGGCGGCGCCGGGGCCGACGGTCGTCTCGCGGGCGACGCTGGAGACGGTCGCCTCGTGGTTCGACGAGATTGCTGACGCAACGGAGATGCGGCGGCGGCTCCGGCCGAACCTCGTGCTCGACGACTGCCCGGCGTTCTGGGAGGACCGGCTGTTCGCCGACCACGGAGAGGCCGTGCGCGTCTCGATCGGAGCGACCGAGCTATTCGGGGTCAATCCGTGTCAGCGGTGCGTCGTCCCCTCGCGTGACCCGGACACAGGCGACGAGATCGACGGGTTCCGCGAGACGTTCCTGCGGAAGCGCCGCGAGACGCTCCCGGCGTGGACCGAGAGCGACCGGTTCGACCACGACTTCCGGCTCATGGTCAACACGGTCGTCCCGGATGAGGAGTGGGGCTCGACGCTCGCGGTCGGCGACGCGGTCGCCATCGAGGGTGTCGAACCGGAGCCGGACAGCGAAACCTGA
- a CDS encoding ABC transporter permease, producing the protein MAARNLRRNRVRTVLAVLGVCIGVLAVAALGIFGNVLALGANDAIGDIGTQVVVSPNADAGVESLSAADVAAIRRAVDDPAVGDAAVIPLYSDSAVVEGAGTQTFVTVYGVEEPGLAFEAAEGRLPDRHRRGAIVGAGIAEDLEVSAGDTVGIAGSQVRVVAVLAESQTFSPVAPDNAVFLPESAFAADGYAQALVVAESGATARAAADAIRETVNVREERVDLFELAAVVDEINDFFDLLSTFLLGLGAISLVVAGVSILNVMLMSTVERRQEIGVMRAVGVTRRDVLRVLLAEAGLIGAAGAAAGTLLTVLLVAGLVATTPAVDAALVLDPTNGYYLLLALVFGVGVGIVSGAYPAWKAANERPVEALRS; encoded by the coding sequence ATGGCCGCGCGGAACCTCCGGCGAAACAGGGTGCGGACGGTGCTGGCGGTGCTCGGCGTCTGCATCGGTGTGCTCGCGGTCGCGGCGCTGGGGATCTTCGGAAACGTGCTCGCGCTCGGCGCCAACGACGCCATCGGCGACATCGGCACGCAGGTGGTGGTCTCGCCGAACGCCGACGCCGGCGTGGAGTCGCTCTCGGCGGCCGACGTGGCGGCGATCCGGCGCGCCGTTGACGACCCGGCGGTCGGGGACGCGGCCGTCATCCCGTTGTACTCGGACAGCGCGGTCGTCGAAGGCGCGGGCACACAGACCTTCGTGACGGTCTACGGCGTCGAGGAGCCGGGCCTCGCGTTCGAGGCCGCCGAAGGCAGGCTCCCGGACCGCCACCGGCGGGGCGCGATCGTCGGCGCGGGGATCGCCGAGGATCTTGAGGTTAGTGCGGGCGACACCGTCGGGATCGCGGGGTCGCAGGTCCGCGTCGTCGCCGTGCTCGCCGAGAGCCAGACGTTCAGCCCGGTCGCGCCCGACAACGCCGTCTTCCTCCCGGAGTCGGCGTTCGCCGCCGACGGCTACGCACAGGCGCTGGTCGTCGCGGAGTCGGGGGCGACGGCGCGAGCCGCCGCGGACGCGATCCGCGAGACGGTGAACGTCCGCGAAGAGCGCGTCGACCTGTTCGAGCTGGCCGCGGTCGTCGACGAGATCAACGACTTCTTCGATCTCTTGAGCACCTTCCTGCTCGGGCTCGGTGCCATCTCGCTCGTCGTCGCCGGCGTCTCGATCCTCAACGTCATGCTGATGAGTACGGTCGAGCGCAGACAGGAGATCGGCGTGATGCGCGCGGTCGGCGTGACGCGTCGGGACGTGTTGCGCGTGCTGTTGGCGGAGGCCGGGCTCATCGGCGCAGCGGGGGCGGCGGCGGGGACCCTACTGACCGTGCTGCTCGTCGCCGGGCTGGTGGCCACGACGCCCGCGGTCGACGCTGCACTCGTGCTCGACCCGACGAACGGCTACTACCTCCTGTTGGCGCTCGTGTTCGGCGTCGGTGTGGGGATCGTCAGCGGGGCGTACCCCGCGTGGAAGGCGGCGAACGAGCGACCCGTGGAGGCGCTGCGGAGCTGA
- a CDS encoding CheF family chemotaxis protein — protein sequence MEESVVADFVGRVHTSGLGSGEPVTGRVLLSQRRLVLATDDMKTTVPLSKVFDIVVGTVPGDLQSFFSDSVTVAYEQGGDRCTALVEGEPDDMERFTRLLFKALLRGVTVTVRHPAKLGGRVTDAADHTASISLSPGAIGFADCPDPFTVELSSVIDYERTNRTIAGTKRPALVFRHVPDTQTVTSIATVPDKRTLNVLGRYIKLEYDEVMEDVEAFDPTEEQLEILVSIYSAGGEANIADVVTGDVTQTEMILDTLREESLVVDGDAGAALTRKGQMIVTSYMESVNS from the coding sequence ATGGAAGAGTCCGTCGTCGCCGACTTTGTCGGCCGCGTCCACACCTCCGGTCTGGGAAGCGGCGAACCCGTGACGGGCCGCGTCCTCCTGAGCCAGCGCCGGCTCGTGCTTGCCACCGACGACATGAAGACGACTGTCCCCCTCTCGAAGGTGTTCGACATCGTCGTCGGCACCGTCCCCGGCGACCTCCAGTCGTTTTTCAGCGACAGCGTCACCGTCGCCTACGAGCAAGGCGGCGACAGGTGTACGGCCCTCGTAGAGGGTGAGCCGGACGACATGGAGCGGTTCACCCGACTGCTGTTCAAGGCCCTGTTGCGCGGCGTGACGGTCACAGTTCGTCACCCGGCGAAGCTCGGCGGGCGCGTCACGGACGCGGCCGACCACACCGCGTCGATCAGCCTCTCGCCGGGCGCGATCGGCTTTGCCGACTGCCCCGACCCGTTCACGGTCGAGCTGTCCTCCGTCATCGACTACGAGCGGACCAACCGCACGATCGCCGGCACCAAGCGCCCCGCGCTCGTATTCCGCCACGTCCCGGATACCCAGACCGTGACGTCGATCGCGACCGTTCCCGACAAGCGAACCCTCAACGTGCTCGGCCGGTACATCAAGCTGGAATACGACGAGGTGATGGAAGACGTCGAGGCGTTCGACCCGACGGAGGAACAGCTGGAGATTCTCGTGTCGATCTACTCCGCCGGCGGCGAGGCGAACATCGCCGACGTAGTCACCGGCGACGTCACCCAAACGGAGATGATCCTCGACACGCTCCGCGAGGAGAGCCTCGTCGTCGACGGCGACGCGGGCGCCGCGCTCACGCGGAAGGGACAGATGATCGTCACCTCGTACATGGAGTCGGTCAACTCCTAG
- the psmA gene encoding archaeal proteasome endopeptidase complex subunit alpha has protein sequence MMGGNDQQAYDRGTSLFSPDGRIYQVEYAREAVSRGAPSVGVRTADGVVFVAMSRPSSTLMEAESIEKLHKLDDHLGTASAGHVADARQLIDLARRQSQGNRLRYGEPVGVETLTKFVTDHIQENTQRGGTRPYGAALLIGGIDNGEPRLFAADPSGTPNEWKATVIGGGRSDIQGHLEENWTEELSLDAGVELAIAALAAHDDEFEPTDLAVATVTEADGYRTVPVEEVTEAFEAAGLTVEEDDEGDEEEGADADADDEATDADNEE, from the coding sequence ATGATGGGCGGCAACGACCAGCAGGCGTACGACCGCGGCACGTCACTATTCTCGCCCGACGGCCGGATCTACCAGGTCGAGTACGCCCGCGAGGCGGTCTCGCGCGGCGCGCCGAGCGTCGGCGTCCGGACGGCCGACGGCGTCGTCTTCGTCGCGATGTCCCGCCCCTCCTCGACGCTGATGGAGGCCGAGAGCATCGAGAAGCTCCACAAGCTTGACGACCACCTCGGCACCGCGAGCGCCGGCCACGTCGCCGACGCCCGCCAGCTGATCGACCTCGCGCGCCGCCAGTCGCAGGGGAACCGCCTGCGCTACGGCGAGCCCGTCGGCGTCGAGACGCTGACGAAGTTCGTCACCGACCACATTCAGGAGAACACCCAGCGCGGCGGCACCCGGCCGTACGGCGCCGCGCTACTCATCGGCGGCATCGACAACGGCGAGCCGCGTCTGTTCGCCGCCGACCCCTCTGGGACCCCCAACGAGTGGAAGGCGACCGTCATCGGCGGCGGCCGCTCCGACATCCAGGGCCACCTCGAAGAGAACTGGACCGAGGAGCTCTCGCTCGACGCTGGCGTCGAACTCGCCATCGCCGCGCTCGCTGCCCACGACGACGAGTTCGAGCCGACGGATCTGGCCGTCGCCACGGTCACCGAGGCCGACGGCTACCGGACCGTCCCCGTCGAGGAGGTCACCGAGGCGTTCGAGGCGGCCGGGCTGACGGTCGAAGAGGACGACGAGGGTGACGAGGAAGAGGGCGCAGACGCGGACGCCGACGACGAAGCCACCGACGCCGACAACGAAGAGTAA